The following are encoded together in the Streptomyces sp. NBC_01465 genome:
- a CDS encoding DNA cytosine methyltransferase produces MSQLYPRLLPDQAKGLYTEHGDLSLSELRSRSRTSHDSAVYVATGGDRVSEQRLEELRDAVETLAREAGYPDSSSRSGNADFDQRLAALLHSTMGLVPAEAASREVWAFLSLILMPDIAYWRYPSPTRDRVLGTDLTRHVFGRMWWRAQLVHSPEDENPYASLRILGEAAFDQIYARRTALGGSPHLVKAILTVWNEVALAELTGLNERDTLRDFLKRLLRLAPFVSFDSIESSALEDELRATLRESVSAVLTQARGAELDATQVKTVVDAAFAGSPLAQAPPAPSAPVRRFTSLELCAGAGGQALGLERAGFDPLLLIDNKPHACETLALNRPQWKVQCGDLLAFDPEDHPETLNVDLVSGGLPRLLSTASASRGDDTEERKVFETAVNLIETIRPKALLLENIPDFIDKPTYEPERRAIESFLDSEGYRVFWQVLDAVDFGVPQNRRCGFLVAMVEPYAAGFVWPLPLPQPLSTVAGTLGPSMSAGGWPGSTRWMAGASSPGPTLVGGSDNRGGADLGPTGSKKAWLNLGVDGNSLADALPTATTPIDAPVKLTLAQTALLQSFPEDWSFAGGKTKAYRQIGHALPPSLATAVGTAIAAALSCGKR; encoded by the coding sequence ATGAGTCAGCTGTACCCACGGCTCCTCCCCGATCAGGCGAAGGGGCTGTACACGGAGCACGGCGATCTCTCCCTCTCCGAACTCAGATCCCGATCCCGCACATCGCACGATTCCGCCGTGTACGTGGCGACCGGCGGGGATCGCGTCTCAGAGCAGCGACTGGAGGAACTGCGCGACGCGGTGGAAACGCTGGCTCGCGAGGCCGGTTACCCCGACAGTTCCTCCCGTTCCGGGAACGCGGACTTCGACCAACGCCTGGCTGCGCTCCTGCACTCCACGATGGGACTCGTTCCCGCGGAAGCCGCCTCCCGAGAGGTCTGGGCCTTCCTCTCGCTGATCCTGATGCCCGACATCGCCTACTGGCGCTACCCCTCACCCACACGTGACCGCGTCCTGGGCACCGACCTGACCCGTCACGTCTTCGGGCGCATGTGGTGGCGGGCCCAACTGGTCCATTCCCCTGAGGACGAGAACCCCTACGCCTCTCTGCGCATCCTCGGCGAGGCGGCCTTCGACCAGATCTACGCGCGGCGCACAGCGCTCGGCGGCAGCCCGCATCTGGTGAAGGCCATCCTCACCGTCTGGAACGAGGTCGCACTCGCCGAACTGACCGGACTCAACGAACGCGACACCCTGCGCGATTTCCTGAAGCGACTGCTCCGCCTCGCCCCCTTCGTCAGCTTCGACAGCATCGAGTCGAGCGCTCTGGAGGACGAGCTGCGCGCCACTCTTCGTGAGTCGGTGTCGGCTGTGCTCACGCAGGCACGTGGTGCCGAACTCGACGCGACACAGGTCAAGACCGTCGTCGACGCAGCCTTCGCCGGCTCACCCCTTGCACAGGCCCCTCCCGCTCCCTCCGCCCCCGTTCGGCGATTCACCTCCCTCGAACTGTGCGCGGGTGCCGGCGGCCAGGCCCTCGGCCTGGAACGAGCCGGGTTCGATCCGTTGCTGCTCATCGACAACAAGCCTCACGCCTGCGAGACGCTCGCCCTCAACCGCCCGCAGTGGAAGGTGCAGTGCGGCGATCTGCTGGCATTCGATCCCGAGGACCACCCGGAGACGCTGAACGTCGACCTCGTGAGTGGTGGTCTCCCTCGTCTCCTCTCCACCGCGAGCGCGAGCCGGGGCGACGACACGGAAGAGCGCAAGGTCTTCGAAACGGCGGTCAATCTGATCGAGACCATCCGCCCGAAGGCGCTCCTTCTGGAGAACATCCCCGACTTCATCGACAAACCCACCTACGAACCCGAACGCAGAGCGATCGAGTCCTTCCTCGACTCGGAGGGATACCGAGTGTTCTGGCAGGTCCTGGACGCCGTCGACTTCGGCGTTCCCCAGAACCGACGCTGCGGATTCCTGGTCGCCATGGTCGAGCCGTACGCCGCCGGCTTCGTCTGGCCACTCCCACTCCCCCAACCCCTGAGCACCGTCGCCGGAACACTGGGACCCTCCATGTCCGCCGGGGGCTGGCCTGGTTCCACCCGCTGGATGGCCGGAGCATCCTCCCCCGGCCCCACCCTGGTCGGCGGCTCGGACAACCGCGGCGGCGCCGACCTCGGCCCCACCGGCAGCAAGAAGGCCTGGCTCAACTTGGGCGTCGACGGCAACAGCCTCGCCGACGCCCTTCCAACCGCGACCACCCCGATCGACGCCCCGGTCAAACTGACCCTCGCCCAAACCGCGCTGCTCCAATCCTTCCCCGAGGACTGGTCCTTCGCCGGAGGTAAGACGAAGGCCTACCGCCAGATTGGCCACGCGCTGCCGCCGTCCCTGGCCACGGCAGTGGGTACGGCTATCGCCGCCGCCCTCTCATGCGGGAAGCGATAG
- a CDS encoding ATP-binding protein, with the protein MSRKPWDLEFTAEPREVGALRRILCMHLRLWGLHEAVESAQLCVSELVSNVITHVGEGTPTTLGVSMNGTYLRIEIHDPDTRVLPTLLAATEDSESGRGMTLVDAVSERWGVQLRADRKVTWCELATGLAAPEGHGGGDHVTRAEAMLTLWGAPGDGRVGAAVGEETAIGMIADLLHWLRAHGCDPDEALDRAQTHFEGELGGAA; encoded by the coding sequence ATGTCACGAAAGCCTTGGGATCTGGAGTTCACGGCGGAACCGAGAGAAGTCGGTGCGCTGCGCCGCATCCTGTGCATGCATCTTCGCCTCTGGGGCCTGCATGAAGCGGTGGAATCAGCTCAGTTGTGTGTCAGCGAACTCGTGTCCAACGTCATCACGCATGTGGGTGAGGGCACTCCCACCACCCTCGGCGTCTCCATGAACGGCACGTATCTGCGCATCGAGATCCACGACCCGGACACCAGGGTGCTGCCCACGCTCCTCGCGGCGACGGAGGATTCGGAGTCGGGGCGGGGCATGACCCTCGTCGATGCCGTGTCCGAACGGTGGGGAGTGCAACTGCGGGCAGATCGCAAGGTCACCTGGTGCGAGCTGGCCACCGGTCTGGCTGCGCCGGAGGGGCATGGGGGAGGAGACCACGTCACGCGCGCCGAAGCGATGCTCACTCTGTGGGGCGCTCCCGGTGACGGCCGAGTAGGCGCCGCTGTCGGGGAGGAGACGGCGATCGGCATGATCGCCGATCTCCTCCACTGGCTCCGGGCCCATGGATGCGACCCGGACGAGGCGCTCGACCGCGCCCAGACGCACTTCGAGGGCGAGTTGGGCGGGGCGGCGTGA
- a CDS encoding helix-turn-helix domain-containing protein, translating to MAVGPTTRRRQLGADLRRLRERKGFTLEEAGALVGISKATLSRYERKEGSVKWPAVDALCRQYDATDAERQALVELAKGAKIQGWWRSLTDPIPESMNLMLTLEDEVIREDHYACMYIPGLLQTRGYAEAVHRASEMRRSDKEVRHMVDIRMKRQELLNREDPPHIWAVIDEAAIRRRVGGPGVMREQFQQLLAVSELPHVTIQILPFATGAHAAAVGSFAILGGPTPELDVVFLDILAGGGLFMEKQQEIERYKLAFQYLSAQALSFEASTALIRQAHKESS from the coding sequence ATGGCAGTTGGCCCCACCACACGCAGGCGACAGCTGGGCGCGGACCTCCGCCGCCTCCGGGAGCGCAAGGGCTTCACCCTCGAAGAGGCAGGTGCCCTGGTCGGCATCTCCAAAGCAACACTGAGCCGCTACGAGCGCAAGGAGGGGTCGGTCAAGTGGCCTGCCGTGGACGCCCTGTGCAGGCAGTACGACGCGACCGACGCCGAGCGCCAAGCACTCGTGGAGCTTGCCAAAGGCGCGAAGATCCAAGGCTGGTGGAGGTCCCTGACCGATCCGATCCCCGAGTCGATGAACCTCATGCTTACGCTCGAGGACGAGGTCATTCGCGAGGACCACTACGCCTGCATGTACATCCCCGGATTGCTCCAGACCCGTGGCTACGCGGAGGCGGTACACAGGGCTTCGGAGATGCGTCGCTCCGACAAGGAGGTCCGGCACATGGTGGACATCCGCATGAAGCGCCAAGAGCTCCTGAATCGGGAGGATCCCCCGCACATCTGGGCGGTGATCGACGAGGCCGCCATCCGTAGGAGGGTGGGTGGACCTGGCGTCATGCGCGAGCAGTTCCAACAGCTTCTGGCCGTCTCCGAACTTCCCCATGTGACCATCCAGATCCTGCCGTTCGCCACCGGCGCCCATGCTGCCGCAGTCGGCAGCTTCGCCATCCTGGGAGGGCCGACTCCCGAACTGGATGTTGTGTTCTTGGACATCCTGGCCGGTGGAGGTCTGTTCATGGAGAAGCAGCAAGAAATCGAACGCTATAAGTTGGCCTTCCAGTACCTCAGCGCGCAGGCCCTCAGCTTCGAGGCCTCCACGGCCCTCATCCGACAGGCGCACAAGGAGAGTTCATGA
- a CDS encoding DUF397 domain-containing protein, producing the protein MNSQSEPQWFKSTFSGGSGNECVECAHVPAGTLVRDSKQPGAAQLVVDAAAWTGFVRALQDDQLG; encoded by the coding sequence ATGAACTCGCAGTCCGAGCCCCAGTGGTTCAAGTCCACATTCAGTGGTGGCAGCGGCAACGAGTGCGTCGAGTGCGCTCACGTACCTGCGGGGACTCTGGTACGCGACTCGAAGCAGCCGGGGGCTGCCCAGCTCGTGGTGGACGCGGCCGCCTGGACAGGTTTCGTACGCGCCCTGCAGGACGATCAACTCGGCTGA
- a CDS encoding helix-turn-helix domain-containing protein, whose amino-acid sequence MRVHSSAHARNFTVLPNAALRDPSLSFTARGILCHLLSLPDGAREDVRTLADRYPRIGRRGVAKAMDELIDRGYYVRRTTHDPATGQVRTETHVYDTPQRPGSPLPTNPGTGAAETGNPGASPEGEEDQGKETSLPARELSADPDPAPVQPSERTASDLARAAALLARVTGREPKLALSAAETLALAPLAVPWLDRGVSDLVARSLLTSGLPPVVFSARAVLADRLRRKLPAPRTHHDAAAPAPPLAECAECRDPLPPTQTAGICTPCTGATPRPAPTPPLPASVQARVSALRATLRDRSHASW is encoded by the coding sequence ATGCGAGTCCACAGTAGCGCTCACGCGCGCAATTTCACGGTGCTGCCCAACGCGGCCCTCCGTGACCCCAGTCTCAGCTTCACGGCCCGAGGCATCCTCTGCCACCTCCTCTCCCTGCCCGACGGTGCCCGCGAGGATGTCCGTACGCTCGCGGACCGCTATCCCCGGATCGGCCGGCGCGGCGTAGCGAAGGCGATGGACGAGCTCATCGACCGCGGATACTACGTCCGCCGCACCACGCACGACCCGGCAACGGGCCAGGTGCGCACGGAGACCCACGTGTACGACACCCCGCAGCGGCCCGGGTCTCCGCTTCCCACCAACCCGGGAACCGGTGCGGCAGAGACCGGGAACCCGGGAGCGTCCCCTGAAGGGGAAGAGGACCAGGGTAAAGAAACCTCCCTCCCCGCAAGGGAGTTGAGCGCGGATCCGGACCCGGCCCCCGTACAGCCGTCCGAGCGCACCGCGTCGGACCTGGCCCGGGCAGCCGCCCTCTTGGCCCGTGTCACTGGCCGCGAACCGAAGCTGGCGCTGAGCGCCGCCGAGACCCTCGCCCTGGCCCCGCTCGCAGTGCCGTGGCTGGACCGTGGCGTCTCGGACCTCGTGGCCCGCTCGCTCCTGACGTCGGGCCTGCCCCCGGTGGTCTTCTCGGCCCGCGCGGTCCTGGCCGACCGCCTACGCCGCAAGCTCCCGGCCCCGCGCACCCACCACGACGCGGCGGCCCCGGCCCCGCCCCTGGCGGAGTGCGCCGAGTGCCGGGACCCCCTCCCGCCCACCCAGACCGCAGGCATCTGCACCCCCTGCACCGGAGCCACACCCCGCCCCGCCCCCACACCGCCGCTGCCCGCCTCGGTCCAGGCACGGGTGTCCGCGCTCCGCGCGACGCTGCGCGACCGGAGCCATGCTTCATGGTGA
- a CDS encoding FG-GAP-like repeat-containing protein has protein sequence MASLRSTRGVTAALVVLAVTAGLGLAAVPAAVAGTTGVTAEKVFQSDRYVPRSDTLYSAGATGYLHAQEGSSGYLWTSYATGATTQLGSLPRAAGAGYLGSSSDLVTEVVSATEKVVLRDLAAGTSTDVAITHGTYKATYGSHVLTQSQDADGNRLLWLYGAGAEGTTVEGWPTGITTNFSVVGGDSTTAVISYTLDGTYRLALVDLASAKVTGTVAASASTSASAEPVSAVLSADHVVWSSQDPTVAHVLDRADLSAADRTLALPVPSNEQIPGATTLGIAGDWLVVARTVPSQPGDYADKSGERLMAVPLTGGDAITLLRHAKATLASAPDGSLLAVGGADSGHWAVRRITASGSQTPALTEVTAVPSVAAKIGQLSLQNGNLATQEADGSFMGSYQTRTIASTGTSYVPSSPTWQSWSYSTRTGPYSTGDGRAVMFASHYDTAESNLQSISPDDQAGFFRTPSAYGSMLEVSGRYAIVNGTSPTKQYVGDLGVYTNLEPILTRSVTAASIWGTKLWTPGTTAGVVTAKDLKTGTTTDTVSTGAPCVPKELQAVGRWIYWSCGATDVSGVYDRTTKKSILVPVGPALVGDGYLVRNDTAAGALKLTAFADGTATTRTIGAFTGSAGTRGVKWTVDKFGGPAAYVDADQQIHLVPSGVATQAIGSIESEVTDNRWEASAATDPWWQYRALLNKPAASWTATVTSKATGSVVRTFSGGPVNGNLTARWNLRSTAGALVPNGNYTVTVTAKPADGSGAAMTTSQSVRVSVGAAVRRDFTNSGSWAPDGIGDLLTLSSSGVVSYRPGNGTGGFNGAMSASGWPSTVTLVPFGDLNGDRRNDILVRLSSGELRAYKTMVGQAFVTGTPYKSLGKGWNQYNLLTSPGDVTGDGLPDLIARVATTGVTYLYKGTSTGGLSAKVQIASNWKNYRQLAGVGDFNGDGFGDLLGKDQNNILWRYDGNGKGGFKPRVQLATAWGSSYNAIIGTGDITGDGKADFVTRDTGGTLWRSTGNGKGSFSGRVKISTGWQGFKGLY, from the coding sequence TTGGCCAGTCTTAGATCCACCCGCGGCGTCACCGCCGCTCTGGTCGTTCTCGCCGTGACCGCAGGCCTCGGTCTCGCCGCCGTTCCGGCTGCCGTCGCCGGCACCACCGGGGTCACGGCGGAGAAGGTCTTCCAGTCGGATCGCTACGTGCCCCGGTCCGACACCCTCTACTCGGCCGGCGCCACCGGGTATCTGCATGCGCAGGAGGGCAGTTCGGGGTATCTGTGGACCTCGTACGCCACCGGCGCGACGACCCAGCTGGGCAGCCTTCCCCGTGCCGCCGGGGCCGGCTACCTCGGGTCCTCGTCCGACCTCGTGACCGAGGTCGTCTCGGCCACCGAGAAGGTCGTCCTGCGGGACCTGGCCGCCGGCACCAGCACGGACGTCGCGATCACCCACGGGACCTACAAAGCCACCTACGGGTCCCACGTCCTGACCCAGTCGCAGGACGCCGACGGCAATCGGCTGCTCTGGCTGTACGGCGCGGGCGCCGAAGGCACCACCGTCGAGGGGTGGCCCACCGGGATCACCACCAACTTCTCCGTCGTGGGCGGCGACAGCACCACCGCCGTCATCAGCTACACCCTCGATGGTACGTACCGGCTCGCCCTGGTCGACCTGGCCTCCGCCAAAGTCACCGGCACCGTCGCCGCCTCCGCTTCCACCTCCGCCTCCGCCGAGCCCGTCTCCGCCGTACTGAGCGCCGATCACGTCGTCTGGTCGTCGCAGGACCCCACGGTCGCGCACGTCCTGGACCGCGCCGATCTCTCCGCAGCCGACAGGACGCTGGCGCTGCCCGTGCCCAGCAACGAGCAGATCCCCGGTGCCACCACCCTCGGTATCGCCGGCGACTGGCTCGTGGTCGCCCGCACCGTCCCGTCGCAGCCCGGCGACTACGCCGACAAGTCAGGCGAGCGCCTCATGGCCGTCCCCCTCACGGGCGGCGATGCGATCACCCTGCTGCGACACGCGAAGGCCACGCTCGCCTCCGCACCCGACGGCAGCCTGCTGGCCGTGGGCGGGGCGGACTCGGGGCACTGGGCGGTACGCAGGATCACCGCGTCCGGGTCTCAGACTCCGGCCCTCACCGAGGTGACAGCGGTCCCGTCGGTCGCCGCCAAGATCGGTCAACTGTCGCTGCAAAACGGCAACTTGGCGACCCAGGAGGCCGACGGCAGCTTCATGGGCAGCTATCAGACCCGCACGATCGCCTCCACCGGTACTTCTTATGTTCCATCCTCCCCGACCTGGCAGTCGTGGAGCTACAGCACCAGGACAGGCCCATACTCGACCGGCGACGGGCGCGCGGTGATGTTCGCGTCCCACTACGACACCGCCGAGTCGAACCTGCAGTCCATCAGCCCGGACGACCAGGCAGGCTTCTTCCGTACGCCCTCGGCCTACGGAAGCATGCTCGAGGTCTCCGGCCGCTACGCCATCGTCAACGGCACCTCCCCCACCAAGCAGTACGTAGGCGACCTCGGCGTCTACACCAACCTGGAGCCCATCCTCACCCGCTCCGTCACCGCCGCCTCGATCTGGGGCACCAAGCTCTGGACTCCCGGCACCACAGCGGGAGTTGTCACCGCCAAGGACCTCAAGACCGGCACGACCACCGACACCGTGAGCACCGGCGCCCCCTGCGTCCCGAAGGAGCTCCAGGCCGTCGGCCGCTGGATCTACTGGTCGTGCGGCGCGACCGACGTATCCGGCGTCTACGACCGTACGACGAAGAAGTCCATCCTCGTCCCGGTCGGCCCCGCCCTGGTCGGCGACGGTTATCTCGTACGCAACGACACCGCGGCCGGCGCCCTCAAGCTCACCGCCTTCGCGGACGGCACCGCCACCACCCGTACGATCGGCGCCTTCACCGGCAGCGCAGGCACGCGCGGCGTGAAGTGGACCGTCGACAAGTTCGGCGGGCCCGCGGCCTACGTCGACGCCGACCAGCAGATCCATCTGGTGCCCAGCGGGGTCGCCACCCAGGCGATCGGCTCCATCGAGTCCGAGGTCACCGACAACAGGTGGGAGGCGAGCGCGGCGACCGACCCGTGGTGGCAGTACCGCGCGCTGCTCAACAAGCCCGCCGCTTCCTGGACGGCCACGGTCACCAGCAAGGCCACCGGCTCTGTCGTGCGCACGTTCTCCGGCGGTCCGGTGAACGGCAACCTCACCGCGCGCTGGAACCTCCGCAGCACGGCCGGCGCGCTGGTCCCCAACGGCAACTACACCGTCACCGTCACGGCGAAGCCCGCCGACGGCTCGGGGGCCGCGATGACCACCAGCCAGTCGGTGCGCGTCTCCGTCGGAGCCGCCGTACGCCGCGACTTCACCAACAGCGGTTCGTGGGCGCCGGACGGCATCGGTGATCTGCTCACCCTGTCGTCGTCCGGCGTGGTCTCGTACCGGCCGGGCAACGGAACGGGTGGCTTCAACGGGGCGATGTCCGCGTCGGGTTGGCCCTCCACGGTCACGCTCGTCCCCTTCGGGGATCTGAACGGCGACCGGCGCAACGACATCCTCGTACGGCTCAGCAGCGGTGAACTCCGCGCCTACAAAACCATGGTGGGCCAGGCCTTCGTCACCGGCACCCCGTACAAGTCGCTGGGCAAGGGCTGGAACCAGTACAACCTGCTGACCTCGCCCGGCGACGTCACGGGCGACGGCCTCCCCGACCTGATCGCGCGCGTCGCCACGACGGGCGTCACGTACCTCTACAAGGGGACGAGCACCGGCGGTCTTTCGGCGAAGGTGCAGATCGCCTCGAACTGGAAGAACTACCGGCAGCTCGCGGGCGTCGGCGACTTCAACGGCGACGGGTTCGGCGACCTGCTGGGCAAGGACCAGAACAACATCCTCTGGCGCTACGACGGCAACGGCAAGGGCGGCTTCAAGCCGCGCGTGCAGCTGGCGACCGCCTGGGGGTCCTCGTACAACGCCATCATCGGCACCGGGGACATCACGGGCGACGGCAAGGCCGACTTCGTGACGCGCGACACCGGCGGGACGCTGTGGCGCAGCACCGGCAACGGCAAGGGGTCGTTCTCCGGACGCGTGAAGATCAGCACCGGGTGGCAGGGCTTCAAGGGGCTGTACTGA
- a CDS encoding TetR/AcrR family transcriptional regulator, which yields MGSDVVEPGTVRPGGRTARVRASVLQATGDAIAEHGLSGLDLADVAARAEVGKTTVYRRWSSTYGLIADLIASMAEDSVSRTDTGSLEADLRANARLVATTLADPRQGPIFQAVIAAATCDERTAEALRRFYEVRIEEWAPVVAQAVERGELPAGTDPREVIAAVSAPLYYRLLASGLPLDEEAADRAAEAAVAGARAGVYVS from the coding sequence ATGGGATCCGACGTCGTGGAACCCGGCACGGTCCGCCCCGGCGGGCGCACCGCCCGGGTCAGGGCCTCCGTGCTGCAGGCGACGGGCGACGCGATCGCCGAGCACGGGCTGAGCGGGCTCGACCTGGCGGACGTGGCCGCCCGCGCGGAGGTCGGCAAGACCACGGTCTACCGCCGCTGGTCGTCGACGTACGGACTGATCGCCGACCTCATCGCCTCCATGGCCGAGGACTCCGTCTCCCGTACGGACACGGGATCCCTGGAGGCGGACCTCCGCGCCAACGCCCGCCTCGTCGCGACGACCCTCGCCGACCCCCGCCAGGGCCCGATCTTCCAGGCGGTGATCGCCGCCGCGACCTGCGACGAACGCACGGCGGAGGCGCTGCGCCGCTTCTACGAGGTACGCATCGAGGAGTGGGCGCCGGTCGTCGCCCAGGCCGTCGAGCGCGGCGAACTGCCCGCGGGGACGGACCCGCGCGAGGTGATCGCGGCGGTGTCGGCCCCCCTCTACTACCGCCTGCTCGCCAGCGGCCTCCCGCTCGACGAGGAGGCCGCGGACAGGGCGGCGGAGGCGGCGGTCGCGGGGGCGCGGGCCGGGGTGTACGTGAGCTGA
- a CDS encoding transglycosylase domain-containing protein: MEQLRRLRAVWSRHAPRQLRRLRPHYPRPGRSRVRRWIPSLRQSLLLLLWTVSTLAAVVGIAYARTDIPTDLNAFAKQQDNVYYWADGTEMARVGPVDRQAMPLDRIPDSLEWAVLSAENASFYTDRGVSPKGIGRALLAMVSGGDTQGGSTITQQYVKNVYLNQDQTVTRKITEMFISVKLDNRMTKDEILDGYLNSSWFGRGAYGVQRAAKAYYGKDVSQLDAGQGAFLATLLKGAALYDPSTSPANHARAVKRWNWTLDRMVKTGHLSAAERATYKTFPEPIAPPKPVGLSGQTGYLVDTARMYVASRSGISDAQFDLGGYQVYTTFQKPKVTALAAAVKDKLGELKPKTRPADRHVRVGAASVATDGRILALYGGPDYIEQGFDDAGISIVPAGTTYAPFVYAAGLRDGALLERDKPRVPVTPRAVYNGDDKAEVRTPEGPYWSRDGKIVKTLNAGGQSWGPTSLGRSVSNAVNGPVVQLGMDVGLDRVRQASVDAGLLPDSFGAQVPSFSLGSATPSPIRLASAYGTFAAAGTHTEPYSVLRVTHIGEQQSLRRPEVTHPFTPEVAADVDQALKNAVTDGASTAVGQAGVDLAGLPGTALDGTSAAFAGYDRTAATTVSVFRVDPKTQTLLPLKGLGAGFPTDIWTQYEKTSLLQKP, from the coding sequence ATGGAACAGCTCAGAAGGCTTCGGGCGGTATGGAGCCGACACGCACCGCGGCAATTGCGGCGGCTGCGCCCCCACTACCCCCGCCCGGGACGGAGCCGCGTACGGCGCTGGATACCGTCCCTGCGGCAGTCGCTGCTGCTCCTCCTGTGGACGGTCTCCACGCTGGCTGCGGTCGTCGGCATCGCGTACGCGCGCACCGACATACCCACCGACCTCAACGCCTTCGCCAAGCAGCAGGACAACGTCTACTACTGGGCCGACGGCACCGAGATGGCCCGCGTCGGCCCCGTCGACCGGCAGGCGATGCCGCTGGACCGCATCCCCGACTCCCTCGAATGGGCCGTGCTCTCCGCCGAGAACGCCTCCTTCTACACCGACCGCGGCGTCTCCCCGAAGGGCATCGGCCGCGCGCTGCTCGCGATGGTGTCCGGCGGAGACACCCAGGGCGGCTCGACGATCACCCAGCAGTACGTGAAGAACGTCTACCTCAACCAGGACCAGACGGTGACCCGCAAGATCACCGAGATGTTCATCTCGGTGAAGCTGGACAACCGGATGACCAAGGACGAGATCCTCGACGGCTATCTCAACTCCAGCTGGTTCGGCCGCGGCGCCTACGGGGTGCAGCGCGCCGCGAAGGCCTACTACGGCAAGGACGTCTCCCAACTCGACGCAGGGCAGGGCGCGTTCCTCGCCACGCTCCTCAAGGGCGCCGCCCTCTACGACCCGTCGACGAGCCCCGCCAACCACGCGCGGGCCGTGAAGCGGTGGAACTGGACGCTGGACCGGATGGTGAAGACCGGCCATCTCTCCGCCGCCGAGCGGGCCACGTACAAGACCTTCCCCGAGCCGATCGCACCGCCCAAGCCGGTCGGGCTCAGCGGTCAGACGGGCTATCTCGTGGACACCGCGCGGATGTACGTCGCTTCGCGCAGCGGCATCTCCGACGCCCAGTTCGACCTCGGCGGCTACCAGGTCTACACGACCTTCCAGAAGCCGAAGGTCACCGCGCTGGCCGCCGCCGTGAAGGACAAGCTGGGGGAGCTCAAGCCGAAGACCCGCCCCGCCGACCGCCATGTGCGCGTCGGCGCGGCCTCCGTCGCCACCGACGGCCGCATCCTCGCCCTCTACGGCGGACCCGACTACATCGAGCAGGGCTTCGACGACGCGGGCATCTCGATCGTGCCCGCCGGGACGACGTACGCCCCCTTCGTCTACGCGGCAGGACTGCGCGACGGCGCCCTGCTGGAACGCGACAAACCCCGTGTCCCCGTCACCCCGAGAGCGGTCTACAACGGGGACGACAAGGCCGAGGTGCGCACCCCGGAAGGCCCGTACTGGAGCCGCGACGGGAAGATCGTCAAGACGCTCAACGCGGGCGGCCAGTCGTGGGGTCCGACGAGTCTGGGCCGGTCCGTGAGCAACGCCGTCAACGGTCCCGTCGTACAGCTCGGCATGGACGTCGGCCTCGACCGCGTGCGCCAGGCGTCCGTCGACGCGGGCCTGCTGCCGGACAGCTTCGGCGCGCAGGTGCCCTCCTTCTCGCTGGGCAGCGCGACGCCGAGCCCGATCCGGCTGGCCAGCGCGTACGGAACCTTCGCGGCCGCCGGTACGCACACCGAGCCGTACTCCGTCCTGCGCGTCACGCACATCGGCGAGCAGCAGTCGCTGCGCCGGCCCGAGGTCACGCACCCGTTCACCCCGGAGGTCGCCGCCGACGTCGACCAGGCGCTGAAGAACGCAGTTACCGATGGTGCTTCAACTGCGGTCGGGCAAGCGGGTGTTGATCTGGCCGGGCTGCCGGGGACGGCACTGGACGGCACGTCCGCCGCGTTCGCGGGCTACGACCGTACGGCGGCGACGACCGTCTCCGTCTTCCGTGTCGACCCCAAGACGCAGACGCTGCTGCCCCTGAAGGGGCTGGGCGCCGGCTTCCCCACGGACATCTGGACGCAGTACGAGAAGACGTCACTTCTTCAGAAACCGTGA